The Reichenbachiella carrageenanivorans region TTGTATCACAAAACGAACTTGACTAGAAAATTTTTCAAAATTTCTATTTGAATTCGTAGTATTTTCTCTGATACCCTTGCGAAGTAATTTCATTAGTGCCCAAAGCGTAGGGCCGAGAAGCAAAAGAGTCATACTCAGAATCCAGTTGAGATAGAATAGTACTGCCAATAAGCACAGACACGAAATGATGGAGGGTATAAATATGGCAACCAACGCATTGCTCATACGGTCTATCCTTTCGCTGTCGTTTACTATCTGATTGTGAAGTTCGTTTTTGCTGAAGGATTGGAATGGCGCATACGCAGTATGCAATAGACCATCGACTAATGTGATCCGGATCGTTTCTATGACTTCTTTGGTTATTTTCAGGATGAGCTTTCGTCCCCAAAGCCAAAGCGCTTGATTGAGTATGATCAAGAGTACCACTAGGCAAGAATAGATGAGTATTAGTCTTAGGTCTTTGGTAGGCAGCCCAATGTCGAAAATTTGCTGAACGAAATAAGTGCTTGGGATAAGTGCAAAGGACTGAACGATAGCTAAAAATAAGGAGCCATAGAGCGTGCCCATCTTGTCGGAGTAGTAGGAGAAGTAGGCACTCCAAACGCTTTGCGTATTATCTTTTTTGTGCATCCAGATGCCTTTTTAGAATTTGAGCAAACTCATTTCTTTGGTCTTTCTTTTTCACACTCATATTACGGGTATGCAGCCGACGATTAGTTATCACTTTTGGGATCATATTGGATTGGAAGCCTTTGCGTTTGGCTAGAGCGTACCACTCGATGAAATCTCCAATTTGTGTATCAACATTGAATAACCCAATCTGCTCTAATGAAGATTTTCTGATCATCATCGTTTGTTTACAGTACCCATTCATAGGCTCCTTTGGGCAATGAATTTTACTAGCAGTTTCTGTGGATAATTGTGGACAGATAAATTGCTTCAATAGCCCAAATACCGCATCTAGCTCAGGTACATTGGTAAATGCCTCATGCTGCCATTTGAGTTTGTTGGGCTCCCACAAGTCATCGGCATCGTTGAATGCCAAATAGTCGCCTGTGCTTTGCGCAATACCATAGTTAGTTGCAGCCGATTGTCCCGAATTTTGTTGATAAAAATATCTGATGGGTAAGGTTTTGACAATCTCAGCTGTGGTATCCGTAGACCCATCGTCTACTACTATGATTTCAGAAGGAGGTTGAGTCTGGTTGAGTACACTTTCGATCGATTCTTTAATATATTTTTCGCCGTTATAAACAGCTATGACCACGCTAGTAGAGGGACTAGTTTTATTTGTCATTACTGTCAGTTTGACTGTTTTCTTTTTGCATAGGCCAGCCAGTTTCGTCTACATCATGTATAGGATCTAATAAAAGCAAATCCTGCATGTCTGTAAATTTGTTTAGCGAGGGAGTTGTAAATTTGTCATGCCTGAAGTCGAGTGTTTCGTCATTTGTGTTGGGATCACCGTTTTTCTCTGTGATTAGTCCTTCGTCAATTAATTCCTGTATAGCAGTATCTAATTTATCTAGCTC contains the following coding sequences:
- a CDS encoding glycosyltransferase family A protein, with amino-acid sequence MTNKTSPSTSVVIAVYNGEKYIKESIESVLNQTQPPSEIIVVDDGSTDTTAEIVKTLPIRYFYQQNSGQSAATNYGIAQSTGDYLAFNDADDLWEPNKLKWQHEAFTNVPELDAVFGLLKQFICPQLSTETASKIHCPKEPMNGYCKQTMMIRKSSLEQIGLFNVDTQIGDFIEWYALAKRKGFQSNMIPKVITNRRLHTRNMSVKKKDQRNEFAQILKRHLDAQKR
- a CDS encoding PqqD family protein codes for the protein MMLIENRPTVSSELFEDEVVIVNLENGNYYSYSGSGIDIWKRLKGGITATNLKQTFLENLNLDQAELDKLDTAIQELIDEGLITEKNGDPNTNDETLDFRHDKFTTPSLNKFTDMQDLLLLDPIHDVDETGWPMQKENSQTDSNDK